ataattatgtcaaTGGCAAACGGCGGAGTTGCGTACCCAAGGTATTGTGTTTGAATTTTAGTTGTACAGGTGTCCGAAACTAAATCTGTTTCTTCTATCTCCTACCTACAATATCTACTATACTGATCTGCGTTCTGAAATTACTTTTACAGCCAATACACAGGTATAGTTCTGTCCGTTCGTCAACAAATTCATTACCAAGAAAAACAATCTCCTTGTACCTATTACAACCACTGCCAGTTGCTATGCTAACCAGTGTCAACTACATTTGTAGAAAGGAGCCACGGTTTTAATGGCGACTTCTCAAGGATTCGTATCCAGACGCCTTCTGAGATGACTTGGTTGGCTGAGTGCGTGGCGTCAAGGACAATCAAATAACATGCCAATCGCTATGGTAGGTTCGAATCCCGACAGTACAGGGGCATCAGATGGAATTTCACATTGGAGCAGCGGAGAGGGTGGGCGTGATAGGGGTGTCCCCCTCTTGCTGCACGGGTGTCTCCGcttgaaacattttcaatatcTACTTTCGGGCAGTAGCGTTAGAATATTGAACAGAAATAACACTAAAATATGTACGACGATGCAGTAtagagtttgtttttaaaattaaaactgcaCTCCCCTACTACCTATCATCACTAGTTAGTGACAACTGGCAACGATTTGCTTTTTAATGGCATTTTTTAATGATGTGCAATATTGtgcaaaatattatattttaaagttttatatctAGTAAGTTGAagttaagtttaaaaaaaacaaaaacaaataagcgaacaaaaacataacaaaaaaaaaaaaaacgaataaACTCACTGCTGTAGATCTAGTCCACGTCTGTTCGTCCGTGTGTCCGGGGGAGTAGCCGTTGCTGTAGCTGGAGTTGAGGAGAACGGTCTGTCTGAACTCCTGCACTTGGCGGTCGTGCGTCTCTATCATGTCCTCGAGGTTCCGGATGTAGTCGATCGCGATCCGCAACGTCTTCACTTTGGAAAGTCTCTTGTGTTTCGGCTCGTAGGGAATGTGTTTGCGGAGTCCAGAAAACGCGCTGTTCACGGCCTGCACGCGCCGCCTCTCACGCGCATTCCGTCTCTGCACGAGATGTTGGGGTTTCTCACTGTGCGGCACGTGTCGGTAGCTggaaggtttcctctctttcttcTGTTTCTTCAGACCTTTCCCACAGCGTTTGAGACCAAATCGTTCTCTTTTCTTGACGAGCGAGTTCCACGAGTGTTTGTGAATGTAGCAATTGGAGTAAGCAAAACCGTGCTCCCACGCCGACAGATTCATCCTCCGCTGTGCTACCACATCCATTAGGAAGATAATAATCTTTAGCAGCGTCGTGCCAACAAGCTTTTAGGGAAATTAttccatttattattaatgtttttaatccaGTGGCTGTTTTACTTTTATGTAAATCGGCGCACGCGCACAATATAACCGACTTGATGAATGGTTTCAGTGCATTTGCCAATGCTGCATGAACTATCAAATTCTGCTTTGAAAATTCAGTCTGTGTGTAAAGTTCAGTAGGCAGTGACTGTCAACACGTCTGCTATTAAACGACTCTGAAATCGCGCGGGAAAAGTCACTTACACGTCtgctaatttatatatttatccaCTTGTAACCATATCTCACGAATTGTGAGTCATTGGAATCTTTAGGTCGTTATTAAACACTTACTGTTTAAACCCGCTCAGAATGACATGTACGATCGACCTGTTTCCATTCATAATTGTTTTATAGCTCAATGCTGGATTAGCCAACGACGATGAGGCGTCAGATGAAATTCGAACTTTATTTCTACATTCGATTCTGTTAAATTTCTCAAACTGTTTATGACTCACTGACCACAACGTATGTGGGGTAAACGGCGAAAACAACAGCTTTCCCATGCATAGTGTTATCATCTCACGTGGTAAACGGACTTTTAActaaaacaagcaaacaaaagcaaaacaaatatgaCGATATTGAAACACGTTCATATGTTTACATGATAGATGTATTGACGAAGTCAGTTGATAATTCCTGCTACTATTTGATTAAATTACAGAATAACGAAGGATACGTAAACAACCATTCAAACCAGCGGTCTCGACCACACGTGGGATAGATCATCTAATTTAGGGTGTGTGTCGATATATCGACCTCAATTTTTACCTTTGGAAAAGTGCATACTGAAAAAACTGcgcttttgtttacattttaaatcaaATAGCCATGGAGTTGCATGCAAATGTcagcattaatttttttttttttttttttttttttaataaagtttattgaccccagaaaacaaatatagtagtgccagggttggggccctggtACCGCTACTTTACAATCatataatatgttaaacattgtacatatatatatatatatatatatatatatatatatatatatatatatatatatatatatatatatatatatatatatcacattaaTCAAACTAATAATGGACATAGATACAGTTCATAGTTTTATGGGGTTAACAGAGAAGCTAGAAATAAAGAGAAGGAaggggagaaagaaagaaaattgaaagattgaaggaaaggaaaattaatttaatttaaaggatAAATTGCAATagaaaatagtacatgtatcattattattattatcatcacctCTACCGTCATTACcactactgtattattatttcacacaTATAGGGATAATGTATAAgatgtaatttaaattaaaatcgaAACAGAATAGTAAAagaagatagaaagaaagaaaagagtgCTTGGAAGAGTAAGAAATATGTTGTGTAtggaagagaagaaaaaacattgaaagaaggcgatattgtgaaaaataattaagaaGGTTTGCTTTGGACAAAATCTATTTCCAGATAAGCTAAATTTCTCTTTTTCCTGTTGGTAAAAAGTAGTATTGTTAAGTTTCATTCAATAAAAAGGCCAAGCCAAGGATTCCATTTTTTATGGAAAGTTTCATAGCTACAATTTttgaaaagaatatatttttcgatatcaaattaactttttttctgtattttcttactgtagatataataatttatatttatagttaACCAATTTATGAAGCTACggtactgtttttgttattagttATACCAAATATGACGATATCTTTGCTGATATTGATTTCCTTTCCTGTTTTACATAAAATCCAtgatttttcttctttccaTAAATTATTAACTTTGTcacacttaaaaaaataaatgtaatagtGTTTCTGGATAATTGCTACAAAGGCTACACGCATTAGAATCAATATAATGAATCATATGTAAGAATTTGTTAGTCGCCAGGATTCTGTGCAGaattctatattgaaaccatGCTAAGGATGTATCTTTCACGCTATAGAAAGGGAGAGTATAACATGTTTCCCAttcctgtatattatatataaacccctcatttgcatattttatttgtgcttttggtattattattctAGTATTTAGTATATCGTATATATGTTTGCAGACACTTTTGTCGTTTAACAACATGCTTAGTTTAAATGGGAAAATggtattttttaatgatgtaaAAATATCATCCATTAAGTTTTTAAAGTTATGTATAAAGGATTTAGTAGCATTTATTAATGAAGTATATTGCAAACAATTCGTAGGTATGTGATATTTTGCTGTGAAATCTGCCTATTTTAGGAAGTCTCCTTGTTCATTCAATAGATCATCTATAACTATAATACCAGTTataagatattttttaatataaaaatggttttttatctatacatattttactgttgtaCCAAATATTAATACCCAAAATGTCTTCTATATTacgtggttgttgtttttgttgtatctgtAACCAGCTGTGTAATGTATCTCTCCAAAATTTGTTTAGTATTCGTTCAAGTTTAAAAGTAATGAAATAGTCGCCATGTATAATTAAATCGAGTATAGATATACCTGTAATAGATTTAAAGAGATTAGTCCACTTTgggttattaataataattcatcGAATCCATGCATTTGTAAGTGCTATAAtgtaattagttttaattccGCCATCTTTATAGTTTTGAGTTATTAAACTGCGTGATAACTTTTCAGTATCGTTgcgccaaataaatttaaagaataatgtatttaaatatttgattagtGGTGAAATACTTCCTTTGAATATTTCTTACTTCCTATCCAAATAGCTTTTGattaagaataatttattttgaggCCAAATACTTCTGCATAATAGTCTAAAATTGACAGTCTATTGTGTAGAGATTCCGGAGAGCCATCAAGAATAAAActagtatcatctgcatattaTGATATTAACTATTCCTCTCCATCTATAGTGATACCTTTAATATTAGGTGAATTTCTAACTATGATGCCGAGGATTtcaacacataaaataaatatataaggagaTAAGGGATCGCCTTGCCTACTGcctctttctaatttaaatgattcagagagaaattcattttgtattatatttgatCGGGAATTATTATACAGTGTTTTAATCCAGTTTTTAATTGACGTTTTAAAGTTAAACATATCAAGTGTTTTATGTATAAAAGACCAGGATAtcgaatcaaaagctttttcaaaatcaattaatagtagtagtccCGGAATGTCATTCATTTCGGTGTAAAATATGATATCGTATATTAGTCTTGTATTTTCGCCTATGTATCTACCCTTTATAAACCCAGTTTGatctttgttaattattttaccaAGAACTCTTTTAATTCTATTTGCAATACAGCCAGAGGCCATTTTATAAGTACAATTTAGAAGAGTTCTTTAGGTTTATTTGGTTTAggaatacatgttataatacctAACTTTTGTACGTTAGACATTTCTTTAATACTGTAACTATAATTAATAGACCGAACTATAAACTGTCCAATATCACTCcagaaattttgtaaaaattcatCTGTAAACCCATCCGAACCGGGACTCttgtcatttttcatatttttaagaacaGTTAATACTTCTAAATATGTTATTCACCCTCTAGCTCCTCTGCTTCCATGTCTGTCaagatattaaatttaaactgaGACGTTATTTCTATGATGTCCTTATTATTTTTTGCAGATGATGCGGAGTAtaaattttgattaaaaaaaattgtttcttttAGAATCTCATCTTGATCATTAATTTCTGTTCCATTTTCTAACTGTAATTTTTATATCAGTTTACTGTAATAATTTCTAGAttctaaattacacaaatattttgatggTTTTCACCTTCTTCGATCCATTGAGATCTTGATCTTATATAATAACCTATAAGTTTTTCTTGTCTCAGTTCTAATAATTCTCTTTTTTTACTTTCAATAGTATCTAAGTCAAACATATTCTCATCTTGTAGTGCTTTGATTTCGTCACATATTTTTTGTTCTAATTcattatgttttttctttttgtaagcAGAAAAAGCTATTGTTTTACAACTTATTTCCATAAgtaatgtttctttaaaaagttgactatttattacaaattgtatttcatcGTTTGGAACCgtatttagattttttaaatcatatacTGGTACAGCATACTGACATtttactttaataattatttcttttacgacATTTACATAATCCCTGTCCGTTAAGaaagaattattaaatttccaaagTCCTCTGCCTTTCTTTATTGGATTTAAAGTTAACAATAGAACTACTCCTGAATGGTCTGATCTATAACTATtttcaattaaaacattttcaacaaaagaCATTAGGTTATTGGATAACAAGAAATAGTCTAACCGAGCTCATTTAACTGGAGTTTTTTTTCCTCCAAGTATATCTTTTTAAATGAG
This DNA window, taken from Gigantopelta aegis isolate Gae_Host chromosome 4, Gae_host_genome, whole genome shotgun sequence, encodes the following:
- the LOC121371858 gene encoding achaete-scute homolog 1b-like → MDVVAQRRMNLSAWEHGFAYSNCYIHKHSWNSLVKKRERFGLKRCGKGLKKQKKERKPSSYRHVPHSEKPQHLVQRRNARERRRVQAVNSAFSGLRKHIPYEPKHKRLSKVKTLRIAIDYIRNLEDMIETHDRQVQEFRQTVLLNSSYSNGYSPGHTDEQTWTRSTAESFGDCYQRPQHQHQHTAEIAASRHDYMTTYPTSMP